The proteins below come from a single Triticum aestivum cultivar Chinese Spring chromosome 5D, IWGSC CS RefSeq v2.1, whole genome shotgun sequence genomic window:
- the LOC123123160 gene encoding anthocyanin 3'-O-beta-glucosyltransferase: MAVQEEALHILFFPFLASGHLIPTADMAALFAGRGVRCTILTTPVNAAIIRSAVDRANDAFTGTGCPAIDIAVVPFPDVGLPPGVENGTALTSQDDRDKLFHAAQLLREPFDRFLADHRTDAVVSDSFFHWSVDAAAERGVPRIAFLGSSMFARACSDSMLRHNPLENAPDDPDALVLLPGLPHRVELRRSQMMDPAKMTWQWEFFKSVNAADQRSFGEVFNSFHDLEPDYVEHFQKTLGRRVWLVGPVALASKDMAVRGTDAPSPDADSCIRWLDAKPAGSVVYVSFGTLTKFAPAELHQLARALDLSGMNFVWVIGAAGGQDSTEWMPEGFAELIARGDRGFMVRGWAPQMLILSHAALGGFVTHCGWNSVLEAVSAGVPMVTWPRYADQFHNEKLVVELLKVGVSIGAKDYASGMEAHEVIAGEVIAESIQRLMESDAIQKKAKDLGEKARRAVEKGGSSYDDVGRLMDVLTARRSSVKVGEDNQAS; this comes from the coding sequence ATGGCTGTCCAGGAGGAGGCGCTGCACATCCTCTTCTTTCCGTTCCTGGCGTCCGGCCACCTCATCCCGACCGCCGACATGGCCGCGCTCTTCGCCGGCCGCGGCGTCAGGTGCACCATCCTCACCACGCCCGTCAACGCCGCCATCATCCGCTCCGCCGTCGACCGCGCCAACGACGCCTTCACCGGCACCGGCTGTCCGGCCATCGACATCGCCGTCGTCCCCTTCCCCGACGTCGGGCTCCCGCCGGGCGTGGAGAACGGCACGGCGCTCACGTCCCAGGACGACCGCGACAAGTTGTTCCACGCCGCGCAGCTGCTCCGGGAGCCCTTCGACCGGTTCCTGGCCGACCACCGCACCGACGCGGTCGTGTCCGACAGCTTCTTCCACTGGTCCGTGGACGCCGCCGCGGAGCGCGGCGTCCCGCGCATCGCGTTCCTCGGCAGCAGCATGTTCGCGCGCGCCTGCAGCGACAGCATGCTGCGGCACAACCCGCTGGAGAACGCCCCCGACGACCCCGACGCCCTCGTTTTGCTGCCGGGGCTGCCGCACCGCGTCGAGCTGAGGCGGAGCCAGATGATGGACCCGGCGAAGATGACGTGGCAGTGGGAGTTCTTCAAGAGCGTGAACGCCGCGGACCAGAGGAGCTTCGGCGAGGTGTTCAACAGCTTCCACGACCTCGAGCCGGACTATGTCGAGCACTTCCAAAAGACGCTCGGCCGGCGCGTGTGGCTCGTCGGGCCGGTGGCGCTCGCCAGCAAAGACATGGCTGTGAGAGGCACCGACGCGCCCTCGCCGGACGCGGACAGCTGCATCCGGTGGCTGGACGCCAAGCCAGCCGGCTCGGTGGTGTACGTCTCCTTCGGCACACTAACCAAGTTCGCCCCGGCGGAACTGCACCAGCTCGCCCGCGCGCTCGACCTCTCAGGCATGAACTTCGTGTGGGTGATCGGCGCCGCCGGGGGCCAAGACTCTACTGAATGGATGCCCGAAGGCTTCGCCGAGCTCATAGCGCGCGGCGACCGCGGCTTCATGGTCCGAGGCTGGGCGCCGCAGATGCTGATCCTTAGCCACGCCGCTCTCGGCGGGTTCGTGACGCACTGCGGCTGGAACTCGGTGCTGGAGGCCGTGAGCGCCGGGGTGCCGATGGTGACGTGGCCGCGGTACGCGGACCAGTTCCACAACGAGAAGCTCGTGGTGGAGCTGCTCAAGGTGGGCGTCAGCATCGGCGCCAAGGACTACGCGTCAGGCATGGAGGCCCACGAGGTGATCGCTGGCGAGGTGATCGCCGAGTCCATCCAGAGATTGATGGAGAGCGACGCCAtccagaagaaggccaaggacCTCGGTGAGAAGGCAAGGCGCGCGGTGGAGAAGGGCGGGTCTTCGTACGACGATGTTGGCCGGCTGATGGACGTGCTGACGGCCCGCCGGAGCTCCGTCAAGGTTGGAGAAGACAACCAGGCCAGCTGA